In Chrysemys picta bellii isolate R12L10 chromosome 3, ASM1138683v2, whole genome shotgun sequence, a single genomic region encodes these proteins:
- the LOC135982229 gene encoding E3 SUMO-protein ligase ZBED1-like: MEQSSKRSGLLNGRFIFKKFSDGSLDKRTVICIYCQAEFQYHRSTSSLQYHLRAKHAFASSSCTTDNPPTANESIQPQQSTLAEYQDRYKPMDQTKYNTLTNAIAKWIAMDCRPLNIVNDRGLRDVIQIASSNQLYTLPSEGTIASRIHDLYNNEKTTKLELLKNALAVALTGDHWTSLSNHSYLGVTAHLIDASWTLQSFALTVMHTEERHAESCAECFLDVAKEWNIQEKVTTISTDTAHNMIAADSRLPFEHMTCIAHSLQRSITVALSDGGFENILEKCRKLVGHFKHNPINNTELGIQQAAKGQKEEPLVQDISTRWNSTLGMVQHLLCNKAAITATLALQKQKLSVPTGKDFEKLQKLETLLEPCRFVTELLGGELYVSCSVVLPAFCHIFSVMEVSDDDPEYVIQFKNTFTADLIKHKEGTNMRFLKIATALDPRFKHLKCLPKSERDEVWNMMSEVLKEQHSNAETTEPEPPKKKMNLPLVADDENECASIYTALDRYRAEPVISMETCPLEWWSKHEGAYKCLAYVARKYLATPATAVPCERLFSLSGDIVNKKWAALAPVNVNKLVCLSDWLNKK, encoded by the coding sequence ATGGAGCAAAGCAGCAAAAGATCAGGTCTTTTGAATgggaggtttatttttaaaaaattttcggATGGTTCTCTGGATAAAAGGACGGTTATCTGTATCTATTGCCAGGCTGAGTTCCAATACCATCGAAGTACTTCAAGTCTGCAGTACCACTTACGTGCTAAACATGCTTTTGCCTCCAGTTCTTGTACTACAGATAACCCACCAACAGCAAATGAATCCATCCAACCGCAACAGAGTACGCTTGCAGAGTATCAGGATCGTTACAAGCCCATGGATCAAACAAAGTACAACACCTTAACCAATGCTATTGCAAAGTGGATAGCTATGGACTGCAGACCACTCAACATTGTAAATGACAGAGGGCTAAGAGATGTTATTCAAATTGCATCTTCCAATCAGTTATACACGTTGCCCTCCGAAGGAACTATTGCATCACGAATACATGATCTATATAACAACGAGAAGACTACAAAGTTGGAGCTTTTGAAAAATGCACTAGCTGTTGCTTTGACTGGTGATCACTGGACATCCTTGAGCAATCACAGCTATCTTGGAGTCACGGCACACCTGATTGATGCTTCATGGACACTGCAGTCATTTGCTTTAACTGTAATGCATACTGAAGAGAGACATGCTGAATCATGTGCAGAGTGTTTCTTGGATGTTGCAAAAGAATGGAATATTCAAGAAAAAGTAACAACAATTAGTACTGACACTGCACATAATATGATAGCAGCAGACAGTCGTTTGCCTTTTGAACACATGACATGCATCGCTCACAGTCTGCAGCGATCCATTACAGTAGCGCTCAGTGATGGTGGTTTTGAAAACATActggaaaaatgtagaaaacttgtGGGCCATTTCAAACACAATCCAATTAACAATACAGAGCTAGGAATACAACAAGCTGCAAAGGGACAGAAAGAAGAACCTCTTGTTCAAGATATTTCAACGAGATGGAACTCCACATTGGGTATGGTTCAGCACCTGCTTTGCAATAAAGCTGCTATCACAGCCACATTAGCTCTTCAAAAGCAGAAACTATCAGTGCCAACAGGTAAGGATTTTGAAAAACTGCAAAAACTAGAAACACTACTTGAGCCCTGCAggtttgtgactgaactccttggcggagaattgtatgtctcctgctctgtggttttacccgcattctgccatatatttagtGTTATGGAAGTCTCAGATGACGACCCAGAATATGTTATtcagtttaagaacactttcactgcagatctgataaaacacaaagaaggtaccaatatgagatttctaaagatagctacagcactcgacccaaggtttaagcatctgaagtgccttccaaaatctgaaagggatgaggtgtggaacatgatgtcagaagtcttaaaagagcaacactccaatgcggaaactacagaacctgaaccaccaaaaaagaaaatgaaccttccATTGGtggcagatgatgaaaatgagtgTGCGTCAatctacactgctttggatcgttatcgagcagaacctgtcatcagcatggaaacatgtcctctggaatggtggtcaaagcatgaaggggcatacaaatgtttagcatatgtggcacgtaaatatcttgcgacgccggctacagcagtgccatgtgaacgcctgttctcactttcaggtgacattgtaaataagaagtgggcagcattagctcccgtaaatgtaaacaaacttgtttgtcttagtgattggctgaacaagaagtag